A single genomic interval of Halorubrum aethiopicum harbors:
- a CDS encoding DUF7530 family protein, which translates to MSRSYGETWVYESLVGGIPGLAIPRRVAVAVQFLLFEVAVLVLGWYYGLWNAVLAGTIAVLVAAVGSVEMHRLGANNRLLSTPPEHKRLLFGSSIEIVLGVLAFIALVTYLFVWDGALLERLFGASPPAPVVYVTLLVLWDLTYRIGTSWWSAVVALWRAVHVDLSPEDAAIAQRLDAENVAFSAVQLALTPFLLEEPILLGAVVGHVLAVAVVCSAAILLTGR; encoded by the coding sequence GTGAGCCGGAGCTACGGCGAGACGTGGGTGTACGAGAGCCTCGTCGGGGGGATCCCCGGCCTGGCGATCCCCCGGCGGGTCGCCGTCGCCGTCCAGTTCCTCCTCTTCGAGGTCGCGGTCCTCGTCCTCGGCTGGTACTACGGGCTGTGGAACGCGGTCCTCGCGGGGACGATCGCGGTGCTCGTGGCCGCGGTCGGCAGCGTCGAGATGCACCGGCTCGGCGCGAACAACCGGCTGCTGTCGACGCCGCCGGAGCACAAGCGCCTGCTGTTCGGGTCGAGCATCGAGATCGTGTTGGGCGTGCTGGCGTTCATCGCGCTCGTGACGTACCTCTTCGTCTGGGACGGGGCGCTGCTCGAGCGGCTCTTCGGCGCGAGTCCGCCCGCGCCGGTCGTGTACGTCACCCTGCTCGTCCTCTGGGATCTTACCTACCGGATCGGCACCTCCTGGTGGAGCGCGGTCGTCGCGCTCTGGCGGGCGGTCCACGTCGACCTCTCCCCGGAGGACGCCGCGATCGCCCAGCGGCTCGACGCGGAGAACGTCGCCTTCTCGGCGGTACAGCTGGCGTTGACTCCGTTTCTCCTCGAGGAACCGATCCTGCTCGGCGCGGTCGTCGGCCACGTGCTCGCCGTCGCCGTCGTCTGTTCGGCCGCGATCCTCCTCACCGGCCGCTGA
- a CDS encoding DUF5784 family protein — protein MAQPLRFRRAPGRWDGNRVRSRIERPLDENLGATASDPWFKPPAGYEARRFDMDDGSWALFCWTDDDADPPAGASGGPVGYWLGNTETPSDLWRTDKYGFEEVPYPVSRWAQRELLAGLHDDEPWLADYPHVSWFFLPVFCSKDGAETTRAFFRDHAAGFPDATREEGTGYVERLLRPGILDEYRETMAGKLGTSTSMDLVRMSATVAEFTAAKLIADSGYALTPEIEVTTGHSLDFRATDPDTGTGSLVEVTRPQPVATRSASGPVAAVRDTVETKTSGQLEAHGGGATLFVDCSSFPDDDWAAVRDARPDVRHRPAVVLRARPNGRIEAYRKGSVPIDLSPAVEWID, from the coding sequence GTGGCACAACCGCTCCGATTCAGGCGCGCGCCCGGCCGGTGGGACGGGAACCGGGTCCGCTCGCGGATCGAACGCCCGCTCGACGAGAACCTCGGGGCGACCGCGAGCGACCCGTGGTTCAAACCGCCCGCCGGATACGAGGCGCGGCGGTTCGACATGGACGACGGCTCGTGGGCGCTGTTCTGTTGGACCGACGACGACGCCGACCCGCCGGCGGGCGCGAGCGGCGGCCCCGTCGGCTACTGGCTCGGCAACACGGAGACGCCGAGCGACCTCTGGCGAACGGACAAGTACGGCTTCGAGGAGGTCCCCTATCCCGTCTCGCGGTGGGCCCAGCGGGAGCTGCTCGCGGGGCTCCACGACGACGAGCCGTGGCTCGCCGACTACCCGCACGTCTCGTGGTTCTTCCTCCCGGTGTTCTGCTCGAAGGACGGCGCGGAGACGACCCGGGCGTTCTTCCGCGACCACGCCGCCGGCTTCCCCGACGCGACCCGCGAGGAGGGGACGGGCTACGTCGAGCGGCTCCTCCGGCCCGGGATCCTCGACGAGTACCGCGAGACGATGGCCGGCAAGCTCGGCACCTCCACCTCGATGGACCTCGTCCGGATGAGCGCGACCGTCGCGGAGTTCACGGCCGCGAAGCTCATCGCGGATTCGGGGTACGCGCTGACTCCCGAGATCGAGGTGACGACCGGCCACTCGCTCGACTTCCGCGCGACCGACCCCGACACGGGAACCGGCTCGCTCGTCGAGGTCACCCGGCCGCAGCCGGTCGCGACCCGGTCGGCGTCCGGCCCGGTCGCCGCCGTCCGCGACACGGTGGAGACGAAGACCAGCGGCCAGCTGGAGGCGCACGGCGGCGGGGCGACGCTGTTCGTCGACTGCTCGTCGTTCCCCGACGACGACTGGGCCGCGGTCCGCGACGCGCGACCCGACGTGCGCCACCGACCTGCGGTCGTCCTCCGCGCCCGCCCCAACGGCCGGATCGAGGCCTACCGGAAGGGTTCGGTGCCGATCGACCTCTCCCCGGCCGTCGAGTGGATCGACTGA
- a CDS encoding NAD(P)H-binding protein, which yields MRVLVTGATGFVGSRLVPTLLDRGHEVVALVRDADGYAPPSGVRVVEGDLLEPESLPPAFRADGEVVDAAYYLVHSMDGGPGYEERDRNCARNFAEAASAAGVSRVVYLGGLGEDRDGLSEHLRSRREVERVLAEGSYALTTLRAAIVIGAGSASFEVIRGLARRLPLMVTPRWVDTLCQPIAIDDVVAYLAGVLDASETAGDTYEIGGPEVLTYAEILRRTRRQFGHGLYILRAPVLSPELSARWLRLVTDVNPYLARSLVEGLRNTVIVEDDRIRELVPVEPTPFDLAVARALDAERAAGPIGSGAGATS from the coding sequence ATGCGCGTGCTCGTCACCGGCGCGACCGGGTTCGTCGGGAGTCGGCTCGTCCCGACGCTGCTCGATCGCGGCCACGAGGTCGTCGCGCTCGTCCGCGACGCCGACGGTTACGCCCCGCCGTCCGGCGTCCGCGTCGTCGAGGGCGACCTCCTGGAGCCGGAGAGCCTCCCGCCGGCGTTCCGAGCCGACGGCGAGGTCGTCGACGCCGCCTACTACCTCGTCCACTCGATGGACGGCGGCCCCGGCTACGAGGAGCGCGATCGGAACTGCGCGCGGAACTTCGCCGAGGCGGCCTCCGCGGCGGGCGTCTCCCGGGTCGTCTACCTCGGCGGGCTCGGCGAGGACCGCGACGGCCTCTCCGAACACCTCCGGTCGCGCCGGGAGGTCGAGCGCGTCCTCGCGGAGGGGTCGTACGCGCTGACGACGCTGCGGGCCGCGATCGTGATCGGCGCGGGCAGCGCCAGCTTCGAGGTGATCCGCGGGCTCGCCCGGCGGCTCCCGCTCATGGTCACCCCGCGGTGGGTCGACACGCTCTGTCAGCCGATCGCGATCGACGACGTCGTCGCGTACCTCGCCGGCGTCCTGGACGCCTCCGAGACCGCGGGCGACACCTACGAGATCGGCGGCCCCGAGGTGTTGACGTACGCGGAGATACTCCGGCGGACCCGCCGGCAGTTCGGCCACGGCCTGTACATCCTCCGCGCGCCCGTTCTGAGCCCGGAGCTGTCCGCCCGGTGGCTCCGGCTCGTCACCGACGTGAACCCCTACCTCGCCCGGTCGCTCGTCGAGGGGCTCCGCAACACGGTGATCGTCGAGGACGACCGGATCCGGGAGCTCGTCCCCGTCGAACCGACGCCGTTCGACCTCGCGGTCGCCCGCGCGCTCGACGCCGAGCGGGCGGCGGGACCGATCGGGTCCGGGGCGGGGGCGACCTCGTGA
- a CDS encoding DUF5786 family protein: protein MGAYDEAEHERREAKTSAVDADFDAERPEYSGSLTYDSGDSTEALLDKFQEMKGE from the coding sequence ATGGGTGCCTATGACGAAGCCGAACACGAAAGGCGGGAAGCGAAGACGAGCGCTGTCGACGCCGATTTCGACGCCGAGCGGCCGGAGTATTCGGGCTCGCTCACGTACGACTCCGGCGACTCCACGGAGGCACTCCTCGACAAGTTCCAGGAGATGAAAGGAGAGTAG
- the hemB gene encoding porphobilinogen synthase codes for MYPTDRPRRLRTDGIRPLVSESSLSASDLVAPVFVDATTDERVPIESMPGHERVPLDEAVARVEEVRETGVEGVILFGIPETKDPTGSRAYADDGVVQRAIRRITAETDAYVIGDVCLCEYTDHGHCGVIEPEAESDPTLTVRNDETLALLAETAVSQADAGADMVAPSAMADGQVATIREALDDAGHEDVALMSYAAKYESAFYGPFRDAADGAPAFGDRRHYQMDPANRREALREARLDAEEGADVLMVKPGLPYLDVVSDLRREFDRPIAAYNVSGEYAMLHAAAEKGWLDLEAVAHESLVSLKRAGADLIVTYFAEDLADRL; via the coding sequence ATGTACCCCACCGACCGCCCGCGTCGGCTCCGCACCGACGGGATCCGCCCGCTCGTCAGCGAGTCGTCGCTGTCGGCGTCCGACCTCGTCGCGCCCGTCTTCGTCGACGCGACGACCGACGAGCGCGTGCCGATCGAGTCGATGCCGGGCCACGAGCGCGTCCCCCTCGACGAGGCGGTCGCGCGCGTCGAGGAGGTCCGCGAGACCGGCGTCGAGGGCGTGATCCTCTTCGGGATCCCCGAGACGAAGGACCCGACCGGGAGCCGGGCGTACGCCGACGACGGCGTGGTTCAGCGGGCGATCCGCCGGATCACCGCCGAGACCGACGCGTACGTGATCGGCGACGTCTGCCTCTGTGAGTACACCGACCACGGCCACTGCGGGGTGATCGAGCCGGAAGCCGAGAGCGACCCGACGCTGACGGTGCGAAACGACGAGACGCTGGCGCTGCTCGCGGAGACCGCGGTGTCGCAGGCCGACGCCGGCGCGGACATGGTCGCGCCCTCGGCGATGGCGGACGGACAGGTGGCGACGATCCGGGAGGCGCTCGACGACGCGGGCCACGAGGACGTGGCGCTCATGAGCTACGCCGCGAAGTACGAGTCCGCCTTCTACGGCCCGTTCCGCGACGCCGCCGACGGCGCGCCCGCCTTCGGCGACCGCCGACACTACCAGATGGACCCCGCCAACCGACGGGAGGCGCTCCGGGAGGCCCGACTCGACGCCGAGGAGGGCGCGGACGTGCTGATGGTGAAGCCCGGACTCCCGTACCTCGACGTCGTCTCGGACCTCCGTCGGGAGTTCGACCGGCCGATCGCCGCCTACAACGTCTCCGGCGAGTACGCCATGCTCCACGCGGCCGCCGAGAAGGGCTGGCTCGATCTGGAGGCGGTCGCCCACGAGTCGCTCGTCTCTCTCAAGCGCGCGGGCGCGGACCTGATCGTGACCTACTTCGCGGAGGACCTGGCCGACCGGCTGTAA
- a CDS encoding DUF6757 family protein, giving the protein MRCHYCDSEAAYEAEQAGVVVGLCAEHFRERVEELADDEGLAALSDRLDVESSETE; this is encoded by the coding sequence ATGCGGTGTCACTACTGCGACAGCGAGGCCGCCTACGAGGCCGAACAGGCCGGCGTCGTCGTCGGGCTCTGCGCCGAGCACTTCCGCGAACGCGTCGAGGAGCTGGCCGACGACGAGGGGCTGGCGGCGCTCTCGGACCGGCTCGACGTCGAATCGAGCGAGACCGAGTGA
- a CDS encoding IMPACT family protein: MSDTYRTVAERATATFEVRGSEFLGHVAPADTVEEAEAFVDAVRAEYADATHNVPAYRVPAGEASERTPGSEVMLREYGDDDGEPSGSAGKPALNVLEKRDLRNVVAVVTRYYGGTNLGVGGLARAYSRAVKDAVDEAGVVEERPHRRLVVSTGYDDSGTVRGVIESTGVEFDADYDERVRFDLRMPVGDVEELVERLNDATSGRVEIE; the protein is encoded by the coding sequence GTGAGCGACACCTACCGCACGGTCGCGGAGCGCGCCACGGCGACGTTCGAGGTCCGCGGCTCGGAGTTCCTCGGACACGTCGCGCCCGCCGACACCGTCGAGGAGGCCGAGGCGTTCGTCGACGCCGTCAGGGCGGAGTACGCGGACGCGACCCACAACGTCCCGGCCTACCGGGTTCCGGCGGGCGAGGCGTCCGAGCGGACGCCGGGATCCGAGGTCATGCTCCGCGAGTACGGCGACGACGACGGCGAGCCGAGCGGATCGGCGGGGAAGCCGGCGCTGAACGTCCTCGAGAAGCGGGACCTCCGAAACGTCGTCGCCGTCGTCACGCGGTACTACGGCGGGACAAACCTCGGGGTAGGGGGGCTCGCCCGCGCGTACTCGCGGGCGGTCAAGGACGCCGTCGACGAGGCGGGCGTCGTCGAGGAGCGACCGCACCGCCGACTGGTCGTGTCGACCGGCTACGACGACTCCGGAACCGTCCGCGGCGTGATCGAGTCGACCGGCGTCGAGTTCGACGCCGACTACGACGAGCGGGTCCGATTCGACCTGCGGATGCCGGTCGGAGACGTCGAGGAACTGGTCGAACGGCTAAACGACGCGACGAGCGGTCGAGTGGAGATCGAGTGA
- a CDS encoding magnesium transporter — MIPLLAALSVLQLVSGTVLESFERTLLQYPALLVLLPVQIGTAGNLASIMCSRLTTQLYLGTYEPRLSNPDVRANVVAVFALAGTVFGLVGVAAWAIGVALGGSLALARVLLIALVSGMLLAVLVVVASVVAVEVSYRVGLNPDDTTIPVVTNVCDVAGVLILFAVVGVVV, encoded by the coding sequence ATGATCCCGCTTCTCGCGGCCCTGTCGGTGCTCCAGCTCGTCTCGGGGACCGTCCTCGAGAGCTTCGAGCGGACCCTGCTACAGTACCCCGCGCTCCTCGTTCTGCTTCCGGTCCAGATCGGCACGGCCGGGAACCTCGCGTCGATCATGTGTTCGCGGCTCACCACGCAGCTGTACCTCGGGACCTACGAGCCGCGGCTCTCGAACCCGGACGTTCGCGCCAACGTGGTCGCCGTCTTCGCGCTCGCGGGGACCGTCTTCGGGCTCGTCGGCGTCGCGGCGTGGGCCATCGGCGTCGCGCTCGGCGGGTCGCTCGCGCTCGCTCGCGTGCTCCTGATCGCGCTCGTCTCCGGGATGCTCCTCGCGGTGCTCGTCGTGGTCGCGAGCGTCGTCGCCGTCGAGGTCTCCTATCGGGTCGGGCTCAACCCCGACGACACGACGATCCCGGTCGTGACGAACGTGTGTGACGTCGCGGGCGTGTTGATCCTGTTCGCGGTCGTCGGCGTCGTCGTGTGA
- a CDS encoding DUF7089 family protein, which yields MFSARDLDADLAAVRDRHAPGSPVIDVDAEFETLPPAAAEDLGLFVDGLVPFSCPDEWLPADAPETLRRYAGPTFTVGLPGAGTAVRTTQTEPQAVLLKRRAEGTPEDFLAFLIADRLVQVGVEPAAGTVASSEEPGDRLPETFLPFFGPRYRDLDAAIRRPESSADGDASPADGADDATSSEATARFDAADVFQVANALYDAWVGLHVRDVFATWEGEFPRLYDAWIDAGERLEGRLVDLPSEVARGETDFASATEYACSAVRHGLELPAPFAALDTAAYRERGAPYAVTWAEKTFASLREE from the coding sequence ATGTTCTCGGCTCGCGATCTCGACGCCGACCTGGCGGCGGTTCGCGACCGTCACGCGCCCGGTTCGCCGGTGATCGACGTCGACGCCGAGTTCGAGACGCTGCCGCCCGCGGCCGCGGAGGACCTCGGACTGTTCGTCGACGGCCTCGTTCCGTTCTCGTGTCCCGACGAGTGGCTCCCCGCCGACGCGCCCGAGACCCTCCGACGGTACGCGGGACCGACGTTCACGGTCGGGCTCCCCGGCGCGGGGACCGCGGTCCGCACGACGCAGACGGAGCCGCAGGCGGTCCTCCTCAAGCGCCGCGCGGAGGGGACGCCCGAGGACTTCCTCGCGTTTCTGATCGCCGACCGGCTGGTCCAGGTCGGGGTCGAGCCGGCGGCGGGAACGGTCGCCTCGTCCGAGGAACCCGGCGACCGGCTTCCGGAGACGTTCCTCCCCTTCTTCGGGCCGCGCTACCGCGACCTCGACGCGGCGATCCGGCGGCCGGAGTCGAGCGCCGACGGGGACGCCTCGCCCGCCGACGGAGCCGACGACGCGACCTCCTCCGAGGCGACCGCCCGGTTCGACGCCGCGGACGTCTTCCAGGTCGCGAACGCGCTGTACGACGCGTGGGTCGGCCTCCACGTCCGCGACGTCTTCGCCACCTGGGAGGGGGAGTTCCCCCGACTGTACGACGCCTGGATCGACGCCGGCGAGCGGCTGGAGGGGCGGCTCGTGGACCTCCCGAGCGAGGTCGCCCGCGGGGAGACCGACTTCGCGAGCGCGACCGAGTACGCCTGCTCGGCGGTTCGACACGGGCTCGAGCTCCCCGCGCCCTTCGCCGCGCTGGACACCGCGGCGTACCGCGAGCGGGGCGCTCCCTACGCGGTGACGTGGGCGGAGAAGACGTTCGCGTCGCTGCGCGAGGAGTAG
- a CDS encoding DUF2391 family protein — MKRPSLRRPRFRVADSAQQMVGGFLLAGPFVVTEEVWVLAIGMNWLQAVLTAVMVAAIGYATLYRADTGRDPEAEQEVVGIPVRFLSLMTVSFGSVIVLAVLFDAPDTFLIEQGVTGTALWVTTAKAVSVGAVFSVVGAATADSVF; from the coding sequence ATGAAACGCCCGAGCCTCCGACGGCCGCGATTTCGGGTCGCCGACTCCGCCCAGCAGATGGTCGGCGGGTTCCTCCTGGCCGGGCCGTTCGTCGTCACCGAGGAGGTGTGGGTGCTCGCGATCGGGATGAACTGGCTCCAGGCGGTCCTCACGGCCGTCATGGTCGCCGCGATCGGGTACGCCACCCTGTACCGTGCGGACACCGGACGCGACCCCGAGGCCGAACAGGAGGTCGTCGGGATCCCCGTCAGGTTCCTCTCGCTGATGACGGTCTCGTTCGGGTCGGTGATCGTGCTCGCGGTCCTCTTCGACGCGCCCGACACGTTCCTCATCGAGCAGGGCGTCACGGGGACGGCGCTGTGGGTGACGACGGCCAAGGCGGTCTCCGTCGGCGCGGTCTTCAGCGTCGTCGGGGCCGCGACGGCCGACAGCGTGTTCTGA
- a CDS encoding DUF5789 family protein, whose product MRLNGVDDRIERHQFPTTSEELIAAHGNATVELADGSERIGDVLERFGDQTFDAPEEVFDTLRAGVCHRGVGRRFYSDRDPTTDGENGPQPVSF is encoded by the coding sequence ATGCGCTTGAACGGCGTCGACGACCGGATCGAACGGCACCAGTTCCCGACCACCTCCGAAGAGCTGATCGCGGCTCACGGAAACGCGACCGTAGAGCTCGCCGACGGCTCGGAGCGGATCGGGGACGTGCTCGAGCGGTTCGGCGATCAGACGTTCGACGCGCCCGAGGAGGTCTTCGACACGCTGCGGGCCGGCGTCTGTCACCGCGGCGTCGGCCGACGGTTCTACTCGGACCGCGACCCGACGACGGACGGGGAGAACGGCCCGCAGCCGGTCTCGTTCTGA
- the pspAB gene encoding PspA-associated protein PspAB: MGIFDTIRAVLGTSAETDATREADPEDLFGMSTAYMTMEADLGYDHVGEAALCFSGVDSTRFDDAVSMVEEILEAGEIETGTGFHRHEDDHGYHWFVLEDDDPEDLVTSVHFAADQFIEEGFGSRLLAAVFGFENDDGHAYWIYSFRRGAYYPFAPDGTSDRNQRAEFKLQSVLDGELGLEDDESYWYPLWPDAPGRHPWE, encoded by the coding sequence ATGGGCATCTTCGATACGATCCGCGCCGTGCTCGGGACGAGCGCCGAGACGGACGCGACCCGAGAGGCCGATCCCGAGGACCTCTTCGGGATGTCGACGGCGTACATGACGATGGAGGCGGACCTCGGCTACGACCACGTCGGCGAGGCCGCGCTCTGTTTCTCCGGCGTCGACAGCACCCGCTTCGACGACGCCGTCTCGATGGTCGAGGAGATCCTCGAGGCCGGCGAGATCGAGACGGGGACCGGGTTCCACCGCCACGAGGACGACCACGGCTACCACTGGTTCGTCCTCGAGGACGACGACCCCGAGGACCTCGTGACGAGCGTCCACTTCGCCGCCGACCAGTTCATCGAGGAGGGGTTCGGCTCGCGGCTCCTCGCGGCCGTCTTCGGCTTCGAGAACGACGACGGCCACGCCTACTGGATCTACTCGTTCCGCCGCGGGGCGTACTATCCCTTCGCCCCCGACGGGACGAGCGACCGGAACCAGCGCGCCGAGTTCAAGCTCCAGTCGGTCCTCGACGGGGAGCTCGGGCTCGAGGACGACGAGTCCTACTGGTACCCGCTGTGGCCCGACGCCCCCGGCCGACACCCCTGGGAGTGA
- a CDS encoding magnesium transporter — MDGHESAREVYRQALPVVLVSLVAGLFAGTILGSETMRSGIESVTGILLLLPAFLATRGGVYGSLGARLSTGLHQGVIEPTFALDRRLTNAIVASFINGMTVSVFIAVVTYLALFLLGGQGSLLELVGIMLVAGFLSAALMLSVLITVIFVGYRRGLNPDNVIGPVVTTLGDVFGVFFLLVGIYVVGVIT, encoded by the coding sequence ATGGACGGTCACGAAAGCGCGCGGGAGGTGTACCGGCAAGCGCTCCCCGTCGTGCTCGTCAGCCTCGTCGCCGGGCTGTTCGCGGGCACGATCCTCGGCTCCGAGACCATGCGATCCGGGATCGAGAGCGTTACCGGCATCCTGCTCCTCCTCCCGGCGTTTCTCGCGACCCGCGGCGGCGTCTACGGCTCGCTCGGCGCTCGGCTCTCGACGGGCCTCCACCAGGGGGTGATCGAGCCGACGTTCGCGCTCGACCGGCGGCTCACGAACGCGATCGTCGCCTCCTTCATCAACGGGATGACGGTCTCCGTGTTCATCGCGGTCGTCACCTACCTCGCTCTCTTCCTCCTCGGCGGGCAGGGGAGCCTGCTCGAGCTCGTCGGAATCATGCTCGTCGCCGGCTTCCTCTCGGCGGCGCTGATGCTCTCGGTGTTGATCACCGTCATCTTCGTCGGCTACAGGCGCGGGCTCAACCCCGACAACGTGATCGGCCCGGTCGTGACGACGCTGGGCGACGTCTTCGGCGTCTTCTTCCTGCTCGTGGGGATCTACGTCGTGGGGGTGATCACGTGA
- a CDS encoding PHP domain-containing protein, producing MTADESGSVTDPDLVADLHAHTTVSDGTLTIDEIPAAAREAGLDWVAVTDHDRIHPGIDAPVVERDGVRIVRGIELRVDAGFERLDLLGYAVEHTDALDAEIDRLQTDRRERGAAILRRVEDRLGVDLDVEPRPGLGRPHIARAIEASAAPYGYADAFDELIGNDGPCYVARDVTALDRGIDLLRESCALVGLAHPFRYDDVDAALDVARDLDAVERFYPYGRPVDTDRIDEVVADADLLATGGSDAHERTLGAAGLAEAAFAPVRERLPAPR from the coding sequence ATGACCGCCGACGAATCCGGCTCCGTGACCGACCCCGATCTCGTCGCCGACCTCCACGCCCACACGACCGTCTCCGACGGCACCTTGACGATCGACGAGATCCCGGCGGCCGCCCGCGAGGCCGGGCTCGACTGGGTCGCCGTCACCGACCACGACCGGATCCACCCCGGGATCGACGCGCCCGTCGTCGAGCGCGACGGGGTCCGGATCGTTCGGGGGATCGAGCTTCGCGTCGACGCCGGCTTCGAGCGGCTCGATCTACTGGGATACGCCGTCGAGCACACTGACGCGCTCGACGCCGAGATCGATCGGCTCCAGACCGACCGTCGCGAGCGCGGCGCGGCGATCCTGCGTCGCGTCGAGGACCGGCTCGGCGTCGACCTCGACGTGGAGCCCCGTCCCGGCCTCGGCCGGCCGCACATCGCCCGCGCGATCGAGGCGTCGGCCGCGCCGTACGGCTACGCCGACGCCTTCGACGAGCTGATCGGGAACGACGGGCCGTGTTACGTCGCCCGCGACGTGACCGCCCTCGACCGCGGGATCGATCTGCTCCGGGAGTCGTGCGCGCTCGTCGGCCTCGCGCACCCGTTCCGCTACGACGACGTCGACGCGGCGCTCGACGTCGCCCGCGATCTCGATGCAGTCGAGCGATTCTACCCGTACGGCCGACCGGTCGACACCGACCGGATCGACGAGGTGGTCGCCGACGCGGACCTCCTCGCGACGGGCGGGAGCGACGCCCACGAGCGGACCCTCGGCGCGGCCGGACTGGCCGAGGCCGCGTTCGCGCCGGTCCGCGAGCGACTGCCGGCTCCGCGCTGA
- a CDS encoding MBL fold metallo-hydrolase: MNAGEFEPVRGVPDLYVHDTGMFDTDEYGSVYVYDAERPAVIDTGTGANREALFETIEAIGIGVDELAWIVPTHAHLDHAGGAGHLAARYPNAEVALPERGVRHLVDPDRLVAGTKSAVRDQWEYYDEPEPVPEDRITGLTDGDRVDLGDRELVVHDAPGHAPHHAVYHDPDAGVVFTADAAGIYVPEVDAVRQTTPPPQFDLDQCLRDLGTVADLEPDYLCFGHFGPREYDPDLIEEAKRAYVEWVEAVRAKREELGDDEAVVAHFEETSADVEFWNPERARAEASLNTRGVLAFLDRGETP, encoded by the coding sequence ATGAACGCTGGCGAGTTCGAGCCGGTGCGCGGCGTGCCGGATCTGTACGTCCACGACACGGGGATGTTCGACACCGACGAGTACGGGTCGGTGTACGTGTACGACGCCGAGCGCCCCGCCGTGATCGACACCGGCACGGGGGCGAACCGGGAGGCGCTCTTCGAGACGATCGAGGCGATCGGCATCGGCGTCGACGAACTGGCGTGGATCGTTCCGACGCACGCCCACCTCGATCACGCCGGCGGCGCGGGTCACCTGGCCGCGCGGTACCCGAACGCCGAGGTCGCGCTCCCGGAGCGAGGGGTCCGACACCTCGTCGACCCGGACAGACTCGTCGCCGGGACGAAGTCGGCCGTGCGCGACCAGTGGGAGTACTACGACGAGCCCGAACCCGTCCCCGAAGATCGGATCACGGGACTGACCGACGGCGACCGGGTCGACCTCGGCGACCGCGAACTCGTCGTCCACGACGCGCCGGGACACGCGCCCCACCACGCGGTGTACCACGACCCGGACGCCGGCGTCGTCTTCACTGCGGACGCCGCGGGCATCTACGTCCCCGAGGTCGACGCGGTCCGGCAGACGACCCCGCCGCCGCAGTTCGACCTCGACCAGTGTCTCCGCGACCTCGGGACGGTAGCCGACCTCGAGCCCGACTACCTCTGTTTCGGCCACTTCGGTCCGCGGGAGTACGACCCCGACCTGATCGAGGAGGCGAAACGGGCGTACGTCGAGTGGGTGGAGGCGGTCCGGGCGAAACGCGAGGAACTCGGCGACGACGAGGCGGTCGTCGCACACTTCGAGGAGACGAGCGCCGACGTGGAGTTCTGGAACCCCGAACGCGCCCGGGCCGAGGCGAGCCTGAACACGCGCGGCGTCCTGGCGTTCCTCGACCGGGGAGAAACGCCCTAA
- a CDS encoding class I SAM-dependent methyltransferase, producing the protein MSVREEFDAWASAGRDRGMEDRHWHTAKHVLARMPVEPGDTVLDLGTGSGYALRALRERDIGRGYGLDGAPEMARNARGYTDDDAIGFLVGDFDALPFADDSVDHVFSMEAFYYATNPHNTLEEVRRVLNPGGTFYCAVNYFAESEQTHGWQENISIDMTLWSRAEYREAFREAGLYVAGQDAIPDREIEIPPESAFPTDEWERREAMVDRYRTWGTLLTVGVAP; encoded by the coding sequence ATGAGCGTCAGAGAGGAGTTCGACGCGTGGGCGAGCGCCGGCAGGGACCGGGGCATGGAGGACCGCCACTGGCACACCGCGAAACACGTCCTCGCCCGCATGCCGGTCGAGCCGGGCGATACCGTCCTCGATCTGGGAACCGGCTCCGGCTACGCGCTCAGAGCGCTCCGCGAGCGTGACATCGGCCGCGGCTACGGCCTCGACGGCGCGCCGGAGATGGCCCGGAACGCCCGCGGATACACCGACGACGACGCGATCGGCTTCCTCGTGGGCGACTTCGACGCGCTCCCGTTCGCCGACGACTCGGTGGATCACGTCTTCTCGATGGAGGCGTTCTACTACGCGACGAACCCGCACAACACTCTCGAGGAGGTCCGTCGCGTGTTGAACCCCGGTGGAACCTTCTACTGTGCGGTCAACTACTTCGCCGAGAGCGAGCAGACCCACGGGTGGCAGGAGAACATCTCGATCGACATGACGCTGTGGAGCCGCGCGGAGTACCGCGAGGCGTTCCGCGAGGCCGGGCTGTACGTCGCCGGACAGGACGCGATCCCGGACCGGGAGATCGAGATCCCGCCGGAATCGGCGTTCCCGACCGACGAGTGGGAGCGCCGCGAGGCGATGGTCGACCGCTACCGGACGTGGGGGACGCTTCTGACGGTCGGCGTCGCACCTTGA